A genomic region of Gemmata massiliana contains the following coding sequences:
- a CDS encoding PepSY domain-containing protein, producing the protein MSVAEPTEQLAPAAARTPVPRVSRRPVRKRAMHLVRRGHLYFGLFLLPWVILYGATGFLFNHPTAFSDAPFVSFGASEIQGTPMESLPAPSAIAEQVVQALNERAKEGKPYALVEPEKVKYTRDFAFATVKVDDREVTVLFDVTNPGGTVRSRPAPVAAKVEEKAPFAIGSAKGGATKGGGNRGGGGGGGGGGGGRGERPAPKGGEKSDAPAAAAPMTGPLALPDPMHERVKAAVPVVLERTGFQGGEVKVSSVPDLSFLMSDGTKTWRVSYNAMEGTVSGASTDAAPPADELSTRRFLTRLHLTHGFPGGQNAKWFWAVIVDAMAFVMVFWGVSGIFMWWQLKATRKLGFVVLLFSVGVATALGLGMHDVLSPR; encoded by the coding sequence ATGAGCGTTGCTGAACCGACCGAGCAGTTGGCCCCGGCTGCGGCCCGCACGCCGGTCCCGCGCGTGTCCCGGCGCCCGGTGCGCAAACGGGCCATGCACCTGGTGCGCCGGGGGCACTTGTACTTCGGGCTGTTCCTGCTGCCTTGGGTGATCCTGTACGGGGCCACCGGGTTCCTGTTCAACCACCCCACGGCGTTCAGCGACGCACCGTTCGTCTCGTTCGGCGCGAGCGAGATACAGGGCACGCCGATGGAATCGCTGCCGGCCCCGAGCGCGATCGCCGAGCAGGTGGTTCAGGCCCTCAACGAGCGCGCCAAGGAGGGGAAACCCTACGCGCTCGTGGAACCGGAGAAGGTGAAGTACACCCGCGATTTCGCGTTCGCCACGGTGAAGGTCGATGATCGCGAGGTGACGGTTCTTTTCGACGTGACCAACCCCGGGGGCACGGTGCGCTCGCGCCCGGCTCCGGTGGCCGCAAAGGTCGAAGAGAAAGCGCCGTTCGCCATTGGTAGCGCCAAGGGCGGCGCCACCAAAGGTGGTGGTAATCGGGGTGGCGGCGGTGGCGGTGGCGGTGGCGGCGGGGGTCGGGGAGAACGGCCCGCTCCGAAGGGCGGAGAGAAGTCCGACGCGCCCGCGGCCGCTGCGCCCATGACCGGCCCGCTCGCGCTGCCCGACCCGATGCACGAGCGCGTGAAGGCGGCCGTGCCCGTTGTTCTGGAACGCACCGGTTTCCAGGGCGGTGAAGTTAAGGTGAGCAGCGTGCCGGATCTCAGTTTCCTGATGTCCGACGGCACGAAGACCTGGCGCGTGAGCTACAACGCGATGGAGGGCACCGTGAGCGGCGCGTCCACCGACGCGGCTCCGCCGGCCGACGAACTCTCGACGCGCCGGTTCCTCACGCGCCTGCACCTCACGCACGGGTTCCCCGGGGGGCAGAACGCGAAGTGGTTCTGGGCGGTCATCGTCGACGCGATGGCCTTCGTCATGGTGTTCTGGGGCGTGTCCGGTATCTTCATGTGGTGGCAACTCAAGGCCACGCGCAAACTCGGGTTCGTCGTTCTGCTGTTTAGTGTCGGGGTCGCCACCGCACTCGGACTCGGGATGCACGACGTCCTTTCGCCCCGTTAA
- a CDS encoding DUF1559 domain-containing protein has product MSLNRYRRAFTLIELLVVIAIIAVLIGLLLPAVQKVREAAARMKCANNLKQIGLAVHNYHGAVEKLPPFSYAPNGHDEGGSTSNALPPEAPSKHHSGFLYLLPYLEQDNIAKQYNPAKGATDKTTPLVAGGPTNFDLTKNPIPTYLCPGMPMPTATGYGAYCSYAASRGNFQYATDASGTVVTSPKLRWTADDGMMASAFQPPPVGSPTTVLGTVTKINLASVTDGLSNTFLVGEKHYRVLGSTWVSGTSNFDGSDLTGRPYTGNTNYAFPHPGADTSDGVTMTPMNTRTLVGKSATVNAKAGTASATAGGLSTNDATAWYRNTALSAFNSSHTGGANFVFGDGSVKFVRDSIDMTTYRALGSRNGGEVIGGDY; this is encoded by the coding sequence GTGAGTCTGAACCGGTACCGCCGCGCGTTTACGCTGATCGAGTTGCTGGTCGTGATCGCGATTATTGCGGTCCTCATCGGGCTGCTCCTGCCCGCGGTGCAGAAGGTCCGCGAAGCGGCCGCTCGGATGAAGTGCGCCAACAACCTCAAGCAGATCGGGCTCGCCGTTCACAACTACCACGGGGCGGTGGAGAAGTTGCCCCCGTTCAGCTACGCCCCGAACGGGCACGACGAGGGCGGCTCGACGTCCAACGCCTTACCGCCCGAAGCCCCGTCCAAGCACCACAGCGGGTTCCTGTACCTGCTCCCGTACCTGGAGCAGGACAATATCGCCAAGCAGTACAACCCGGCCAAGGGAGCCACCGACAAGACGACCCCGCTCGTCGCCGGCGGGCCGACCAACTTTGATCTCACGAAGAACCCGATCCCGACGTACCTGTGCCCAGGGATGCCGATGCCCACCGCGACCGGGTACGGGGCGTACTGCAGCTACGCCGCGTCGCGCGGGAACTTCCAGTACGCCACCGACGCCAGCGGGACCGTGGTCACCTCGCCGAAGCTCCGCTGGACCGCGGACGACGGCATGATGGCCTCCGCCTTCCAGCCGCCCCCCGTGGGATCGCCGACGACCGTCCTGGGGACCGTAACAAAAATCAACCTGGCGAGCGTGACGGACGGGCTGTCCAACACGTTCCTGGTGGGCGAGAAGCACTACCGGGTGCTCGGGAGTACGTGGGTGAGCGGGACGAGCAACTTCGACGGTTCGGACCTGACCGGCCGGCCGTACACCGGGAACACCAATTATGCGTTCCCGCACCCCGGGGCCGACACCAGCGACGGCGTCACGATGACCCCGATGAACACCCGGACCCTCGTGGGCAAGAGCGCCACGGTGAACGCCAAGGCGGGCACCGCGTCCGCGACCGCGGGCGGGTTGAGCACCAACGACGCGACCGCGTGGTACCGGAACACGGCGCTCTCGGCCTTTAATAGTTCTCATACCGGCGGGGCCAACTTCGTGTTCGGGGACGGGTCGGTCAAGTTCGTCCGCGACTCCATCGACATGACCACGTACCGCGCGCTCGGGAGCCGGAACGGTGGCGAAGTGATCGGCGGCGACTACTAA
- the hemP gene encoding hemin uptake protein HemP, with protein sequence MSDTELEEDRDEAPDTVGPDRTIKADELFAGKREVWIDLDGVRYRLRITRRGKLILQK encoded by the coding sequence ATGAGCGACACGGAATTGGAAGAAGACCGCGACGAGGCTCCGGACACGGTCGGACCGGACCGAACCATCAAGGCGGACGAACTGTTCGCCGGCAAACGCGAGGTGTGGATCGACCTCGACGGGGTGCGCTATCGTTTGCGCATCACCCGGCGCGGGAAGCTGATCTTGCAGAAATGA
- a CDS encoding TlpA family protein disulfide reductase — MRLLCAAALSLSVGLWVAYAQDKKPADGPKTDRAEKFAALKKKFEDENKELATQLSKAENPGDARAIQGEMKELVLLTAGKAFEIAKDDPKDEVGFDAAAFVVQIAGRIGANNEDVDKATQMIALHHAASAKVRDLLVPAMRLGEPGDKLIKAVSEKATDKDTKGVATFIRGYKIAQAIEEEEDEKQIALMVKDATAMLELAAKEAPNAKINPSAPKSPTVGDLATKEIENLKAVTSVVVGKAAPEVESMTLDGKKVKISDYKGKVVLFDIWATWCGPCKAMIPHERDLVKKMEGKPFELISVSADNKKETLEKFLEGEKMPWTHWWDNGPESPVLKKYRVRAFPTLYVIDHTGVIRHKWVGNPGNDKVDAAIEELVKAAIKAKG, encoded by the coding sequence ATGCGCCTGCTTTGTGCCGCCGCGCTGTCCTTGTCCGTGGGCCTGTGGGTCGCCTACGCACAAGACAAGAAGCCGGCCGATGGGCCGAAGACCGACCGGGCCGAGAAGTTCGCCGCCCTCAAGAAGAAGTTCGAGGACGAGAACAAGGAACTCGCAACCCAGCTCTCGAAGGCCGAGAACCCCGGCGACGCGCGGGCGATTCAGGGCGAGATGAAGGAGCTCGTGCTCCTTACCGCGGGCAAGGCGTTCGAGATCGCGAAGGACGACCCGAAGGACGAGGTCGGGTTCGATGCCGCCGCGTTCGTCGTGCAAATCGCGGGGCGCATCGGCGCGAACAACGAGGACGTGGACAAGGCGACCCAGATGATCGCCCTGCACCACGCGGCCAGCGCGAAGGTTCGGGACCTGCTCGTTCCCGCGATGCGGCTGGGCGAACCGGGCGACAAGCTCATCAAGGCCGTCTCCGAGAAGGCCACCGACAAGGACACGAAGGGCGTCGCGACGTTCATCCGCGGGTACAAGATCGCGCAGGCGATTGAAGAGGAAGAGGACGAGAAGCAGATCGCGCTCATGGTGAAGGACGCGACCGCCATGCTGGAACTGGCCGCGAAGGAGGCCCCGAACGCGAAGATCAACCCGTCGGCCCCCAAGAGCCCCACGGTGGGCGACCTCGCGACCAAGGAGATCGAGAACCTGAAGGCCGTGACCTCGGTGGTCGTGGGCAAGGCCGCGCCGGAAGTCGAATCGATGACCCTCGACGGTAAGAAGGTCAAGATCTCCGACTACAAGGGCAAGGTCGTCCTGTTCGACATCTGGGCCACGTGGTGCGGGCCGTGCAAGGCGATGATCCCGCACGAGCGCGACCTGGTGAAGAAGATGGAGGGCAAGCCGTTTGAGCTCATCAGCGTGAGCGCGGACAACAAGAAGGAAACGCTCGAAAAGTTCCTGGAAGGCGAGAAGATGCCGTGGACCCACTGGTGGGACAACGGCCCGGAAAGCCCGGTGCTGAAGAAGTACCGCGTGCGCGCGTTCCCCACGCTGTACGTGATCGACCACACCGGCGTGATCCGGCACAAGTGGGTCGGCAACCCGGGTAACGACAAGGTCGACGCGGCGATCGAAGAGCTGGTGAAGGCCGCGATCAAGGCGAAGGGCTAA
- a CDS encoding DUF6513 domain-containing protein: MSAPAPLPRILFITGKLAEPALRRVVEELAPKAAFEPHVAVLPITVAALMTTNWVSRHLPPLPPDLNRVILPGFCRGEVEDVSRAVGAPAERGPTDLRDLPEFFGKRSAPRDYGKYDIEILAEVNHAAKKSLDTIVREARRYRDSGADVIDLGCDPGPAWGGVGDAVRALRADGFRVSIDSFNSDEVDAALAAGAELVLSVNSTNVEHARRWHAAYPHVEVVAIPDTPSDSDSLERTVDVLRGIGIKHRLDPILEPIGFGFAASLGRYVDSRRRFPDAELMMGVGNLTELTDVDSAGLNVLLAGFCQELGIRSVLTTEVINWARSSVKEFDLARRLVFHAVREKVLPKRLEPGLVMLRDPRVPEQGEDLLQELARRVTDRNYRIFAERGELHVINGSTYLRGTDPFALFAQLAANDPKLDPAHAFYLGYEFAKAVTALTLGKAYTQDQALRWGFLTVPETSHRNSGDQHA, encoded by the coding sequence ATGAGTGCGCCCGCGCCTCTCCCGCGCATTCTGTTCATCACCGGGAAACTGGCAGAGCCGGCCCTTCGGCGCGTCGTGGAAGAACTCGCACCGAAGGCCGCGTTCGAGCCACACGTCGCGGTGCTCCCGATTACAGTTGCGGCGCTGATGACGACCAACTGGGTCTCGCGCCACCTTCCCCCGTTGCCCCCCGATCTCAATCGCGTGATTCTCCCCGGGTTCTGCCGCGGGGAAGTCGAGGACGTGTCGCGTGCCGTGGGTGCTCCTGCCGAGCGCGGACCGACTGACCTCCGCGACCTGCCCGAGTTCTTCGGCAAACGGTCCGCGCCGCGCGACTACGGGAAGTACGACATCGAGATTCTCGCGGAGGTGAACCACGCCGCGAAGAAGTCGCTCGATACGATCGTGCGCGAAGCCCGGCGCTATCGCGATAGTGGCGCGGACGTGATTGATCTGGGCTGTGATCCCGGTCCCGCGTGGGGCGGTGTGGGCGACGCGGTCCGTGCCCTCCGAGCCGACGGGTTCCGCGTATCGATCGACAGCTTCAATTCGGACGAAGTGGACGCCGCGCTCGCGGCCGGTGCGGAACTCGTGTTGAGCGTGAATAGCACGAACGTCGAGCACGCGCGCCGGTGGCACGCCGCGTACCCGCACGTCGAAGTCGTTGCGATCCCGGACACCCCGAGCGATTCGGACAGCCTCGAACGCACGGTCGACGTTCTTCGCGGTATCGGGATCAAGCACCGCCTCGACCCGATCCTCGAACCGATCGGGTTCGGGTTCGCGGCCTCGCTCGGGCGCTACGTCGATTCGCGGCGCCGGTTCCCCGACGCGGAACTGATGATGGGCGTGGGGAACCTCACGGAACTCACGGACGTCGATTCCGCCGGGCTGAACGTGCTGCTCGCGGGGTTTTGCCAGGAACTCGGCATTCGCAGCGTGCTGACGACGGAAGTCATCAATTGGGCGCGCTCGTCGGTAAAGGAGTTCGACCTCGCGCGCCGGCTCGTGTTCCACGCGGTCCGCGAGAAGGTGCTCCCGAAGCGCCTCGAACCGGGCTTGGTGATGCTCCGCGACCCGAGGGTGCCCGAACAGGGCGAGGATCTGCTACAAGAACTGGCGCGCCGCGTGACCGATCGGAACTACCGCATCTTCGCGGAACGCGGGGAACTGCACGTTATCAACGGGAGCACGTACTTGCGCGGCACGGACCCGTTCGCGCTGTTCGCGCAACTCGCGGCGAACGACCCCAAGCTCGACCCCGCGCACGCATTTTACCTCGGCTACGAATTCGCCAAAGCCGTAACGGCACTCACCCTCGGAAAGGCCTACACGCAGGACCAGGCCCTGCGCTGGGGCTTCCTCACCGTACCCGAGACGAGTCACCGCAATTCGGGCGACCAGCACGCGTGA
- a CDS encoding glycosyltransferase family 2 protein: MAKPTTPHDGVTVVIPVHNAAAQLEKMLPAWGLVLGKQNRPYQIIVVNDGSTDGTAAALEKLAPRVPHLQVLTHDARRGFGACLRTALAETTQPLFMYAGIDNQYTPNDIRSMLERIELRDEIFGKQPDLISGFRAGQPRPALVKGSSFLWKLFWRVFAGLPIVDSPPWYGWGQWWYKNRASWVFGVPLADVNSEFKLYRTAFLKRVPIQSDGDFVHVELVAKATFLTSIMDEVPLTPKTEPFPPLASVSADRSKVFSDPKFAFNTPAEVKPPEAGNAPTAPDVPATEVNAGGLGSSGSPVPAS, translated from the coding sequence ATGGCCAAACCTACTACCCCACACGACGGCGTGACCGTCGTCATCCCGGTTCACAACGCGGCCGCGCAGCTCGAAAAGATGCTGCCCGCGTGGGGGCTGGTGCTCGGTAAACAGAACCGGCCGTACCAGATCATCGTCGTGAACGACGGCAGCACCGACGGCACCGCCGCTGCTTTAGAGAAGCTCGCACCGCGGGTTCCGCACCTGCAAGTGCTCACGCACGACGCGCGCCGCGGGTTCGGCGCGTGCCTCCGAACCGCGCTCGCGGAAACCACGCAGCCGCTCTTCATGTACGCGGGGATCGACAACCAGTACACACCGAACGACATTCGGTCGATGCTGGAGCGGATCGAGCTGCGCGATGAGATTTTCGGCAAGCAACCGGACCTCATCAGCGGGTTCCGCGCCGGCCAACCGCGCCCGGCTCTGGTGAAGGGGAGCAGCTTTCTGTGGAAGCTGTTCTGGCGCGTGTTCGCGGGGCTGCCGATCGTCGATTCGCCGCCGTGGTACGGATGGGGACAGTGGTGGTACAAGAACCGCGCGAGTTGGGTGTTCGGCGTGCCGCTGGCGGACGTGAATAGCGAGTTCAAACTCTATCGCACCGCGTTCCTGAAGCGCGTGCCGATCCAGTCGGACGGGGACTTCGTTCACGTCGAACTCGTCGCGAAGGCGACGTTCCTCACCAGCATCATGGACGAAGTTCCGCTCACCCCGAAGACCGAGCCGTTCCCGCCGCTCGCTTCGGTGTCCGCGGACCGGAGCAAAGTGTTCAGCGACCCGAAGTTCGCTTTCAACACACCCGCCGAAGTGAAGCCGCCGGAAGCGGGGAACGCGCCCACAGCGCCCGACGTGCCCGCGACGGAGGTGAACGCCGGGGGACTCGGTTCCTCCGGTTCTCCAGTGCCCGCGTCATGA
- a CDS encoding ArnT family glycosyltransferase produces the protein MSSVLLTPGRGTSNRLVLRLFPFVTSAVPVLALVLLFFFQLGARDLVSSHEARAAQNSQRMLDTGEWGLPTLFDEQRDLQKPPGYYWLGAVAGYLDGGRVSPWAARFPAAASSILAVLLVYGFHRRESGKTTALVAAVALGTANHFITIGRTARIDVPLTCAVTVALLAFYRGTTVGVGTRAARREGWFVLSALAAGCAVLLKGPVGLALIGSAAVAFLITERFATTPADRARLPLLSAIAGVIVVALVAVPWFVWAQHATQGEFVRVFFWHHNVERFAGTSEALASHPWWYYGPRFAMAFLPWTLPLVPLVWWGLRSGVWKEDRAFRLGVVWFVVMVAVLSASRFKRADYLLPAFPGAAIALGCAAERWLTSRAGARSAVRAKWGFGALVAGALAVCPVMWIVVEPAENARQEKRPFAAAIREYAPKPQTILLFRAESHLLAYHLGAPLHTLVEWGELREVLAVPGPHAVVMPPEYVDEAEHITGRKLVPVATLADFTSVRPPRPLVCLRTAE, from the coding sequence ATGAGTAGCGTTCTGTTAACTCCCGGTCGCGGCACGTCGAATCGGCTCGTGCTGCGACTGTTCCCGTTCGTCACTTCTGCGGTTCCCGTTCTCGCGCTGGTCCTGTTGTTCTTTTTCCAGCTCGGTGCGCGCGACCTGGTGAGCAGCCACGAGGCCCGCGCCGCGCAGAACTCGCAGCGCATGCTCGATACGGGCGAGTGGGGGCTGCCCACGCTCTTCGACGAACAGCGCGACCTTCAGAAGCCCCCCGGTTACTACTGGCTCGGCGCGGTCGCGGGGTATTTGGACGGCGGGCGCGTGTCTCCCTGGGCCGCGCGCTTTCCGGCCGCGGCGAGTAGCATTCTGGCGGTGCTCCTCGTGTACGGCTTTCACCGGCGCGAAAGCGGGAAAACCACCGCGCTCGTGGCGGCGGTCGCGCTGGGAACGGCGAACCACTTCATCACCATCGGGCGCACCGCCCGTATCGACGTTCCGCTGACGTGTGCCGTGACGGTGGCCCTACTCGCGTTCTACCGCGGGACCACTGTTGGGGTGGGCACGCGCGCAGCAAGGAGGGAAGGGTGGTTCGTCCTCTCCGCGCTCGCGGCTGGCTGTGCGGTGTTGCTCAAAGGCCCGGTGGGATTGGCTCTGATCGGGAGCGCCGCGGTCGCGTTCCTGATTACCGAGCGGTTCGCAACGACGCCCGCGGACCGCGCCCGTCTGCCGCTGCTCTCGGCGATTGCGGGCGTGATCGTGGTCGCGCTCGTCGCGGTACCGTGGTTCGTGTGGGCGCAGCACGCGACGCAGGGCGAGTTCGTGCGCGTGTTCTTTTGGCACCACAACGTCGAACGTTTCGCGGGCACGTCCGAGGCGCTCGCGTCGCACCCCTGGTGGTACTACGGTCCGCGGTTCGCGATGGCGTTTTTGCCGTGGACGCTGCCACTGGTGCCGCTCGTGTGGTGGGGGCTGCGGTCCGGCGTTTGGAAAGAAGACCGGGCCTTTCGTTTGGGCGTGGTGTGGTTCGTGGTGATGGTCGCGGTGCTGTCGGCGTCGCGCTTCAAACGTGCGGATTACCTGCTGCCCGCGTTCCCGGGGGCGGCCATTGCTCTGGGGTGTGCGGCCGAGCGGTGGCTCACGTCACGTGCCGGCGCACGGTCCGCGGTGCGTGCGAAGTGGGGATTCGGGGCACTCGTGGCGGGCGCGCTGGCGGTGTGCCCGGTCATGTGGATCGTGGTCGAACCGGCGGAAAACGCCCGGCAGGAGAAGCGCCCGTTCGCCGCCGCGATCCGCGAATACGCTCCGAAACCGCAAACAATTCTGCTGTTTCGGGCCGAGTCGCATTTGCTCGCCTACCATCTGGGTGCGCCGCTGCATACTTTGGTGGAGTGGGGCGAACTGAGGGAAGTGCTCGCTGTGCCCGGTCCGCACGCGGTCGTGATGCCGCCCGAGTACGTGGACGAGGCCGAGCACATCACCGGCCGAAAACTCGTGCCGGTCGCGACGCTCGCGGACTTCACCTCCGTTCGACCGCCCCGCCCGCTGGTGTGCCTCCGCACCGCGGAGTGA
- a CDS encoding ABC transporter ATP-binding protein, which translates to MRNFRRSVWFSWPYRQRLVASVFCALVVAVLWSVNLGAIYPVLKLLSSGKNLQQWVDEEIAEQQKQREIHAREVANLNFALATLETKPDTPEREKQKRNYSADLARATDLQDYHASWDYRYQWLRAKVIRYMPTDRFEAFLWIMVGVLVCVVVKGVFEFLHESLVGWVTNRTLFDLRNSFFRRVVRQDVRQLSSAGTTDLMARFTNDTEQIGSGVKVLYGRVVAEPLKAVACFAAACFICWQLAITFVVVVPLALYVLMRVSKAMRKASKKALQRMSAMYKILNETFGGIRAVKGFTREAHERRRFRQANYEFYRKALRLVNIDAFTNPAIEVLVVLSVGLALGAGVYLVVTQNTHIGIFRMCSQPISFETLLQFYVFLAAIADPVRKLSSVYTKLQGAEAASARIFELYDREPTIRGNADGPRLTEVKKRIEFRHVCFAYNPAADAPTLDNVSLTVKAGETIAVVGGNGCGKTTLLALLPRFFDPDSGAVLIDGVNLRTAHLRSLRKLIGVVTQDTQLFDDTVLANIAYGKRGATRDEVIAAAKQARAHEFIEKKEGGYDALMGTAGSNFSGGERQKVALARAILRNPQILILDEFTSAIDMQSEIDIHDALKEFVKGRTTFLITHKLHTVPEIADRVAIMDAGQLLDFGTHAELLARCEPYRRLFESVQMWKTDAAASGGTKESAPLTETPRPVPPTQRGAA; encoded by the coding sequence ATGCGGAACTTCCGGCGCAGCGTGTGGTTCTCGTGGCCGTACCGACAGCGGTTGGTGGCGTCGGTCTTCTGTGCGCTGGTCGTGGCCGTTCTGTGGAGCGTGAACCTCGGCGCCATTTACCCGGTGCTCAAACTCCTCAGCTCCGGCAAGAACCTCCAGCAGTGGGTCGACGAGGAGATCGCGGAGCAGCAGAAGCAGCGCGAAATTCACGCGCGCGAGGTCGCGAACCTCAACTTCGCGCTGGCCACACTGGAAACCAAGCCGGACACCCCCGAGCGCGAGAAACAGAAGCGGAACTACTCGGCCGACCTCGCCCGCGCCACGGACCTGCAGGACTACCACGCGAGCTGGGACTACCGCTACCAGTGGTTGCGCGCGAAGGTGATCCGGTACATGCCGACGGACCGGTTCGAGGCGTTCCTGTGGATCATGGTGGGGGTGCTGGTCTGCGTGGTCGTGAAGGGCGTGTTCGAGTTCCTTCACGAGTCCCTGGTCGGCTGGGTCACGAACCGCACCCTGTTCGATTTGCGCAACTCGTTCTTCCGCCGGGTCGTCCGGCAGGACGTGCGGCAACTGTCCTCGGCCGGGACCACCGACCTCATGGCCCGGTTCACCAACGACACGGAGCAGATCGGGTCCGGCGTCAAGGTGCTGTACGGGCGCGTGGTCGCCGAGCCGCTCAAGGCGGTCGCGTGCTTCGCGGCCGCGTGCTTCATTTGCTGGCAGCTCGCGATCACGTTCGTCGTGGTCGTGCCACTCGCGCTGTACGTGCTCATGCGCGTGAGCAAGGCCATGCGGAAGGCCTCGAAGAAGGCGCTCCAGCGCATGTCGGCGATGTACAAGATCCTGAACGAGACGTTCGGCGGGATCCGGGCGGTCAAGGGGTTCACGCGCGAGGCCCACGAGCGGCGCCGGTTCCGGCAGGCGAACTACGAGTTCTACCGGAAGGCGCTGCGGCTCGTGAACATCGATGCGTTCACCAACCCCGCGATCGAAGTGCTGGTCGTTCTTTCGGTCGGGTTGGCGCTCGGGGCCGGCGTATACCTGGTGGTCACCCAGAACACGCACATCGGCATTTTCCGCATGTGCTCGCAGCCGATCAGCTTTGAAACGCTGTTGCAGTTCTACGTGTTTCTCGCGGCCATCGCGGACCCGGTGCGGAAGCTGTCGAGCGTGTACACCAAGCTCCAGGGCGCGGAAGCGGCGTCGGCCCGGATCTTCGAGCTGTACGACCGCGAACCGACGATCCGCGGCAACGCGGACGGCCCGCGCCTGACCGAGGTGAAGAAGCGGATCGAGTTCCGGCACGTCTGCTTCGCGTACAACCCGGCCGCGGACGCCCCGACGCTCGATAATGTGAGCCTGACCGTCAAGGCGGGCGAGACGATCGCGGTGGTGGGCGGGAACGGGTGCGGGAAGACGACACTGCTCGCGCTGCTCCCGCGGTTCTTCGATCCCGATTCGGGCGCGGTGCTCATCGACGGCGTGAACCTGCGCACCGCGCACCTGCGCTCGCTCCGCAAGCTGATCGGCGTGGTCACCCAAGACACGCAACTGTTCGACGACACGGTGCTAGCCAACATCGCCTACGGCAAGCGCGGCGCCACCCGCGACGAGGTGATTGCGGCCGCGAAACAGGCCCGGGCGCACGAGTTCATCGAGAAAAAAGAAGGCGGGTACGATGCACTCATGGGCACCGCCGGGAGCAACTTCTCCGGCGGCGAGCGCCAGAAGGTCGCGCTCGCGCGGGCCATCCTCCGGAACCCGCAGATCCTGATCCTCGACGAGTTCACCAGCGCCATCGACATGCAGAGCGAGATCGACATTCACGACGCGCTCAAGGAGTTCGTGAAGGGCCGCACCACGTTCCTCATCACGCACAAGCTCCACACGGTGCCGGAGATCGCGGACCGCGTGGCGATAATGGACGCGGGCCAACTGCTCGACTTCGGCACCCACGCGGAACTGCTCGCGCGGTGCGAGCCGTACCGCCGGCTGTTCGAGTCGGTTCAGATGTGGAAGACGGACGCGGCCGCGTCGGGCGGTACGAAGGAGTCCGCTCCTCTCACCGAAACACCCAGGCCCGTACCCCCGACCCAGCGCGGCGCGGCATGA